In a genomic window of Desulfovibrio inopinatus DSM 10711:
- a CDS encoding glycosyltransferase family 1 protein gives MHSPIDISSLLNNTSGKFNNIRPRLKPNDQPKYLFISSANAGGNPLEDASTLYRCIFHVLNLRQMGFCADFIGQDEVDTKILRLYDRIIFHRPIFNEQLVSSINFLFNTDKIFCCDFDDMVYDDFHIMSSPRRREATFDKEAILKYSIRNQKALRLFSNVIVSTDKLKALLLRLGNYNIEVIHNGYSELWANRYQAKIEATRKKRINETPKIISYFSGSSSHDADFALIAEQLFDLLTKDKNYILLTVGPLKFENKQVLRGKTVNLGHVPYHRLPWIIGTSWLTLSPLDMTSSFNQCKSGLKFFEAGIFGVPCAASLFADMKRFSPHFFPLTEDPKSLHNAVKALSDKAYYKEFTEKLKRYTMQECNSLIQTKKLLESFDKIEAPSLQQQEVQL, from the coding sequence ATGCATAGCCCAATAGATATTTCATCTTTACTTAATAATACGTCTGGAAAATTTAATAATATTAGACCGAGATTAAAACCAAATGATCAACCCAAATATCTTTTTATCTCTTCAGCCAATGCAGGTGGTAATCCGCTTGAAGATGCATCAACACTATATCGCTGTATTTTTCATGTGCTGAATCTGCGGCAAATGGGTTTTTGTGCTGACTTTATTGGACAAGATGAAGTCGATACAAAGATCCTTCGCTTGTATGATCGAATTATTTTCCATAGACCGATATTCAACGAACAACTTGTTAGTTCTATCAATTTCCTTTTTAATACAGACAAAATTTTTTGCTGCGATTTTGATGACATGGTTTATGATGATTTCCATATTATGTCTTCTCCGCGACGCAGAGAAGCTACTTTTGATAAAGAAGCAATACTCAAGTATTCAATCCGTAACCAGAAAGCACTTCGTCTTTTTTCAAATGTCATAGTATCCACAGACAAATTGAAGGCACTCCTCCTACGTCTTGGAAACTATAACATAGAAGTAATACACAATGGATATTCTGAATTATGGGCGAACCGTTACCAAGCCAAAATAGAAGCAACACGAAAAAAACGAATCAATGAAACACCGAAAATTATCTCGTATTTTTCTGGTTCATCCAGTCATGACGCCGATTTTGCTCTGATTGCAGAACAACTTTTTGATTTATTAACAAAAGATAAAAATTATATATTATTAACAGTCGGACCGTTAAAGTTTGAGAACAAACAGGTATTACGAGGAAAGACTGTTAATTTGGGGCATGTACCATATCACAGATTGCCATGGATCATTGGAACATCCTGGCTTACTCTTTCTCCTTTAGATATGACGAGTTCTTTTAATCAGTGCAAAAGCGGATTAAAATTCTTTGAGGCCGGAATTTTTGGAGTACCCTGTGCGGCATCTTTGTTTGCAGATATGAAACGGTTTAGTCCACATTTTTTTCCTCTTACAGAAGATCCAAAGAGCTTACATAATGCAGTTAAGGCATTAAGTGATAAAGCCTACTACAAAGAGTTTACGGAAAAATTAAAAAGATATACAATGCAAGAATGTAATTCTTTGATCCAAACGAAAAAGTTGCTAGAGTCATTCGATAAAATCGAGGCTCCTTCATTGCAGCAGCAAGAAGTACAACTATAG
- the kdsB gene encoding 3-deoxy-manno-octulosonate cytidylyltransferase, with translation MKILIVIPARYGSTRLPGKPLADILGKPMIQHVYERAKEVRGVHDVIVATDDQRIYDAVLSFHGSVTMTSCDHCSGTDRLTEVMTHYPADIYVNIQGDEPLIRPEDIETLVHGMQADPSVAVGTLCHPISAQEALSPNIVKVVMAENGNALYFSRSVIPHNRDGDVDIQYLKHVGVYAYRKDILERYATLSPSVLENTEKLEQLRLLSAGIPIRAFLTEPAHPGIDTPECLERIRMIMSGKEILPPPSFEEQLKDIRLVITDVDGVLTDGTLYINEEGEFMKAFNVKDGLGIHFLQKHNVQVAFLSGRDSAPLRKRMKELGISLAMLGSKDKATACREIMEKAGVSPEQTVFLGDDSIDVPGFMTCGLSVAVADAPQYIQDQVNYVLSKSGGKGAFRELADAILTAQGKEDVFSYLDFHGTALTDCKQ, from the coding sequence ATGAAAATTCTTATTGTCATTCCAGCACGGTATGGGTCCACGCGTCTTCCTGGGAAACCTTTGGCTGACATTTTAGGGAAGCCAATGATCCAACATGTTTACGAAAGAGCCAAAGAAGTTCGCGGAGTGCATGACGTCATTGTTGCGACGGATGATCAAAGAATTTACGATGCAGTACTCTCTTTTCATGGGAGTGTTACGATGACTTCTTGCGATCATTGCTCGGGAACAGATCGCTTAACCGAAGTCATGACGCATTATCCAGCCGATATATACGTCAATATCCAAGGCGATGAGCCCTTAATCCGTCCAGAAGATATTGAAACACTTGTCCATGGCATGCAAGCAGACCCCTCGGTTGCGGTTGGAACATTATGCCACCCCATAAGCGCCCAAGAAGCGTTGTCTCCCAATATTGTCAAAGTTGTTATGGCCGAGAACGGCAATGCTCTGTACTTTAGTCGCTCTGTCATTCCACACAATAGAGACGGTGACGTCGATATACAGTACCTCAAGCATGTTGGGGTATATGCATACCGTAAAGATATTTTAGAACGCTATGCAACGCTCTCGCCATCTGTATTGGAAAATACAGAGAAACTCGAACAACTCCGTTTATTATCCGCTGGAATACCTATACGAGCTTTTTTGACCGAGCCGGCACACCCAGGAATTGACACTCCAGAATGTCTTGAACGGATACGGATGATTATGAGTGGAAAAGAAATTTTACCTCCACCATCATTTGAAGAACAGCTCAAGGATATCCGCCTTGTCATTACCGATGTCGATGGAGTTCTCACCGATGGCACCCTCTATATTAATGAAGAGGGCGAGTTTATGAAGGCGTTTAATGTGAAAGACGGGCTCGGAATTCATTTCTTGCAGAAACACAACGTACAGGTTGCGTTCTTGTCAGGAAGGGACTCGGCACCTCTACGCAAGAGAATGAAGGAACTCGGGATATCGCTTGCCATGCTCGGCTCCAAAGATAAAGCAACAGCATGCAGAGAGATTATGGAAAAAGCAGGCGTTTCTCCTGAACAGACTGTATTCCTTGGAGATGACAGCATTGATGTCCCAGGATTTATGACGTGCGGATTGTCTGTTGCCGTCGCAGATGCTCCCCAATACATTCAAGACCAAGTCAATTATGTGCTTTCAAAAAGCGGTGGAAAAGGCGCCTTCCGTGAATTAGCAGACGCCATCCTCACAGCCCAGGGAAAAGAAGATGTGTTTTCATATTTAGATTTTCACGGAACAGCATTAACTGATTGCAAACAGTAA
- the kdsA gene encoding 3-deoxy-8-phosphooctulonate synthase — protein sequence MEKNSFNFKSLFFICGPCAIESRAFALETAEQLKNIFSKLSLPFIYKSSFDKANRSSITSFRGTGMEEGLAILNEIKETLNIPVLTDVHEPWQVGPVSEVVDVLQTPAFLCRQSDFIAAVAAAGKPVNFKKGQFLAPWDMQNVLEKARQAARAAGVPDDHFCVCERGTSFGYGNLVVDMRGLQIMSETCQAPVIFDATHSVQLPGAKGVSSGGQRQYVPHLARAAMATGAVTGIFLETHPTPDNAPCDGPNMIPIAELSQLLEQLRDIYHLIHTNNA from the coding sequence ATGGAAAAGAATAGTTTTAATTTCAAATCACTCTTCTTTATTTGTGGCCCGTGTGCTATTGAATCAAGAGCTTTTGCATTGGAAACAGCGGAACAGCTAAAGAATATCTTCTCGAAGCTTTCTCTTCCTTTTATTTACAAGTCCTCGTTTGACAAAGCAAACCGCTCCTCCATTACCAGCTTTCGAGGCACAGGAATGGAGGAAGGCCTGGCAATCCTCAATGAAATCAAAGAAACGCTGAACATCCCCGTGCTGACCGATGTCCATGAGCCATGGCAAGTAGGTCCAGTCAGTGAAGTTGTTGACGTTCTGCAAACACCAGCTTTTTTGTGCCGCCAATCAGACTTCATTGCCGCTGTTGCAGCTGCAGGAAAACCGGTTAATTTCAAAAAAGGCCAATTCCTCGCTCCTTGGGACATGCAAAATGTTCTGGAAAAAGCACGTCAAGCAGCGCGAGCCGCTGGTGTTCCAGATGACCATTTTTGCGTTTGTGAGCGCGGTACGTCTTTTGGCTACGGCAATTTGGTCGTGGACATGCGAGGATTACAAATTATGTCCGAAACATGTCAGGCTCCTGTCATATTTGATGCGACTCACTCCGTTCAACTTCCCGGGGCAAAAGGCGTAAGTAGCGGTGGCCAACGCCAATATGTCCCTCATTTAGCGCGGGCTGCGATGGCAACAGGAGCTGTCACCGGTATCTTTCTAGAAACACATCCCACCCCTGACAACGCTCCATGCGATGGGCCCAATATGATCCCCATCGCTGAATTGTCGCAATTACTTGAACAGCTCAGAGATATTTATCATCTGATACATACCAACAACGCATAG
- a CDS encoding KpsF/GutQ family sugar-phosphate isomerase, translating to MISYDFCKDIFENVIDIEVESISKLKRKIPQNIDEIIDVLLSNGSKVVITGIGKSGIIGKKIAATLSSTGTSSFFVHPSEAYHGDLGMIGKDDIVLAISYSGETEELLRLVSFVKKNENTLIVMTGCTKSTLAQNADYIFDISVTQEACPLQLAPTSSTTATLVIGDALAMTLMKARNFMPDDFARFHPGGSLGRRLLTTVDMVMKSSNLPFVQETDTMVEVAHAISRGRLGLAIVLTKNNNLYGVISDGDLRRAMSDKKDQFFTLHACDLASPQPKFVAPKMKLVDAEALMNQHKITSLLVVDKDAVVGVIQVYDL from the coding sequence ATGATTTCATATGATTTTTGTAAAGATATATTTGAAAATGTCATTGATATTGAGGTTGAATCAATATCAAAGCTTAAAAGAAAAATTCCTCAAAATATCGATGAAATCATTGATGTTTTATTATCAAATGGGTCAAAGGTCGTCATCACTGGGATTGGGAAATCAGGAATAATTGGGAAAAAAATAGCGGCGACACTTTCCAGCACTGGGACTTCAAGTTTCTTTGTCCATCCTTCTGAAGCATACCATGGCGATTTGGGAATGATAGGCAAGGATGATATTGTTTTGGCGATATCGTATTCTGGAGAAACTGAAGAATTACTTAGGCTGGTTTCATTTGTAAAAAAGAATGAAAATACGCTGATCGTCATGACCGGCTGTACGAAATCAACGCTTGCGCAGAACGCAGACTATATTTTTGATATCAGCGTAACGCAAGAAGCCTGCCCTCTCCAACTTGCACCAACATCCTCCACAACGGCAACACTCGTTATTGGAGATGCCCTCGCGATGACGTTGATGAAGGCACGTAATTTCATGCCTGACGACTTCGCGAGATTCCATCCCGGTGGTTCACTGGGACGACGGCTTCTGACAACCGTCGATATGGTTATGAAAAGTTCAAACCTTCCGTTTGTACAAGAAACCGACACTATGGTTGAAGTTGCCCACGCTATTAGTAGGGGACGATTAGGATTGGCGATCGTTCTCACCAAGAATAACAACCTTTATGGTGTTATTTCCGACGGCGATTTACGGCGCGCGATGAGTGACAAGAAAGATCAATTTTTTACGTTACATGCGTGTGATCTCGCAAGTCCTCAGCCGAAATTCGTTGCTCCGAAGATGAAATTGGTCGATGCAGAAGCTCTGATGAACCAGCATAAAATCACATCATTGCTGGTCGTCGACAAAGACGCGGTTGTTGGGGTCATCCAGGTCTACGACCTGTAA
- the galE gene encoding UDP-glucose 4-epimerase GalE, which produces MNAIQTKPTILIVGGAGYIGSHINCALNERGYNTIIFDNLVYGHESFVQWGKFILGDLADKNQLRLLFSQYKIDAVMHFAAYAYVGESVTDPYKYYINNVANTLNLLEVMQEFDVKTLVFSSTCAVYGTPQEIPITENHPQNPINPYGRTKLMMEHIMADAAQAYGLGYAALRYFNAAGADPGGRIGEWHDPETHLIPLVLEAARDQSRSITVFGTDYETPDGTCIRDYIHVNDLSSAHCLALDHLFDQPGEYVFNLGNGQGFSVKEIIDSAREITGRGINVIYGQRRPGDPAKLVGNAQKMLSTLNWTPQSSSIKTILQTAWDWLQVKEQKYKT; this is translated from the coding sequence ATGAACGCCATACAGACTAAACCCACTATTCTTATTGTCGGAGGAGCCGGATATATTGGTTCTCATATCAACTGCGCTCTCAACGAGCGCGGATACAACACCATAATTTTCGACAATCTTGTATATGGACATGAGTCGTTCGTACAATGGGGTAAATTCATCCTGGGTGATCTCGCCGACAAGAATCAACTTCGACTGCTGTTTTCACAATACAAGATCGATGCGGTGATGCATTTTGCGGCATATGCGTATGTCGGAGAATCCGTCACCGACCCGTATAAATATTATATCAATAACGTTGCTAATACGTTGAACCTTCTTGAGGTTATGCAAGAATTTGACGTGAAGACATTGGTCTTTTCGTCTACATGTGCCGTTTACGGCACTCCCCAAGAAATTCCTATTACAGAAAACCATCCTCAAAATCCAATCAATCCATACGGCCGCACAAAACTCATGATGGAACACATCATGGCCGATGCAGCGCAAGCCTATGGATTAGGGTATGCCGCATTACGCTACTTCAATGCAGCCGGCGCTGATCCGGGAGGACGCATAGGGGAATGGCATGACCCGGAAACACATCTTATTCCCCTTGTTCTTGAAGCAGCACGAGATCAATCACGATCTATTACTGTCTTTGGAACAGATTATGAAACTCCAGATGGGACGTGTATCCGTGACTATATACATGTCAATGATCTTTCCTCTGCGCATTGCTTAGCTTTGGACCATTTGTTTGATCAGCCGGGAGAATATGTTTTCAACCTCGGTAACGGCCAAGGATTTTCTGTTAAGGAAATCATTGACTCCGCGCGTGAAATTACAGGCCGTGGCATCAACGTTATATATGGACAGCGTCGTCCAGGTGACCCAGCAAAATTAGTGGGGAACGCTCAAAAGATGCTCAGCACACTCAACTGGACCCCACAGTCTTCGTCTATTAAGACAATTCTTCAGACAGCGTGGGATTGGCTCCAGGTAAAAGAACAAAAATATAAAACGTAA
- a CDS encoding bifunctional sulfate adenylyltransferase/adenylylsulfate kinase, producing the protein MLTSLNNSAYSESLIVHIRRADNLRKESIDFPSLKLNLRQLCDLELLLNRACYPLAGYLCRKEYESVLDTMRLCDSTLWPMPICLDVSEKVAEGIEPGMPVAIRDPEGFMLAVLHVEECFRPDKRREAQALFGTDNPDLHPGVQHLFEQTGPVLIGGRLEGLHLPQHYDFTDLRLAPWEAHRIFNKKGWRNIIAFQSENVLHRAEREMLFAAAREAGASLFLQLIIEQPKLGDVDHFVLVRCFQEFVKTFPKNMVELGILPMATLKAGPREALWRAILQKNYGVSHICIAEDQCDPYSGMDTNDRFYPKGEALRLVEEYEEEIDISTIPLRPMGYIEEKAQYVVLDDIADPTTVKSLSPAEFKRRLDTDLEIPEWYSYPEIINELRLNFPPRSRQGFTLFITGLSGAGKSTLAKVLFIKLSEMRGRPVTLLDGDIVRENLSSELSFSKEHRNLNVKRIGFVASEITKNRGIAICAPIAPYEESRRAARDRVEKYGGFIEIFLSTPLEICERRDRKGIYAKARAGIMKGVTGIDDPYEKPTSADLNIDTSNISPAEAAHDALLFLREQGYIF; encoded by the coding sequence ATGCTTACATCACTCAATAATTCCGCGTATTCCGAAAGCCTCATTGTCCATATCCGTCGAGCTGATAACCTGCGTAAGGAATCAATCGACTTTCCATCTCTCAAGCTCAATCTTCGTCAACTGTGCGACCTTGAGCTCTTGCTTAACAGAGCATGTTATCCTCTCGCCGGATATCTCTGTCGCAAAGAATACGAATCCGTTCTCGACACGATGCGCCTCTGCGACTCGACATTGTGGCCCATGCCCATTTGCCTTGATGTCAGTGAAAAGGTCGCCGAAGGTATAGAACCGGGCATGCCCGTCGCTATTCGCGATCCGGAAGGATTCATGCTTGCGGTTCTTCACGTTGAAGAATGCTTCAGGCCAGACAAACGGCGCGAAGCCCAAGCTCTTTTCGGAACAGACAATCCCGATCTGCATCCCGGCGTTCAGCACCTTTTCGAACAAACCGGTCCCGTCTTGATCGGTGGGCGGTTGGAAGGACTACACCTGCCCCAACATTACGATTTTACGGACTTACGCTTGGCTCCCTGGGAAGCGCACCGTATTTTCAATAAGAAGGGATGGCGCAACATCATCGCCTTTCAATCGGAAAATGTCTTGCACCGGGCCGAACGTGAAATGCTGTTCGCCGCAGCGAGAGAAGCCGGGGCAAGCCTCTTTTTGCAGCTTATTATTGAACAGCCCAAACTCGGCGATGTGGATCACTTTGTCTTAGTTCGATGCTTCCAGGAATTTGTGAAAACATTTCCAAAAAACATGGTGGAACTCGGTATCCTCCCCATGGCCACGCTCAAAGCCGGCCCACGCGAAGCCTTGTGGCGGGCTATTCTCCAAAAAAATTATGGTGTCTCTCATATTTGTATCGCTGAAGATCAATGCGATCCGTATAGCGGCATGGACACCAACGACCGCTTTTATCCCAAGGGAGAAGCATTGCGCTTGGTAGAAGAATATGAGGAAGAAATCGATATTTCGACCATCCCCTTGCGCCCCATGGGATATATCGAAGAAAAAGCGCAATATGTCGTGCTGGACGATATTGCCGACCCAACGACAGTAAAATCACTCTCCCCGGCCGAGTTTAAGCGAAGACTTGATACCGACCTTGAGATTCCGGAATGGTATTCCTATCCTGAAATCATCAATGAACTTCGCCTGAATTTCCCTCCACGTTCCCGACAAGGTTTCACGCTCTTCATCACCGGATTATCCGGAGCCGGCAAATCGACGCTCGCAAAGGTTCTGTTTATCAAGCTTTCGGAAATGCGTGGTCGTCCCGTCACATTGCTCGATGGAGATATTGTGCGTGAAAATCTCTCCAGTGAACTCAGTTTCTCTAAGGAACACCGCAACTTGAACGTCAAACGCATCGGTTTTGTGGCGAGCGAAATTACTAAAAACCGCGGAATTGCTATATGTGCTCCCATCGCTCCCTATGAAGAATCACGCCGTGCCGCTCGAGATCGCGTTGAAAAATATGGTGGATTCATTGAAATATTCTTGTCTACTCCACTTGAAATATGTGAACGTCGTGATAGAAAAGGCATCTACGCCAAGGCACGGGCCGGCATCATGAAAGGGGTGACAGGTATTGATGATCCGTATGAAAAACCAACATCGGCGGATCTCAACATCGACACCTCAAATATCAGCCCCGCTGAAGCAGCCCATGATGCTTTGCTCTTCCTCAGAGAACAAGGGTATATTTTTTAA
- a CDS encoding carbamoyltransferase family protein, with protein sequence MPQAILGISAYYHDSAAALIMDGDIVAAAHEERFTRKKHDPDFPTHAASYVLEEAGLSLSDLTAVAFYDKPYVKFERLLETYHGFAPSGLRSFLSSMPVWIKEKLLMRSMLRKELAKLGPGKPQILFPEHHLSHAASAFYPSPFEEAAILTIDGVGEWATTTIGKGKGRDITFLRELDFPHSLGLLYSAFTYFCGFKVNSGEYKLMGLAPYGIVDSDRVARFKECILDQLVDLRPDGSLLLNMDYFNYATGLTMCCDKKWEKLFDVPKRAPESELTQEYMDMALAIQEITEEVVFSLAQTARELTGCSYLTMAGGVSLNCVANGKLLRKGIFEDVWIQPAAGDAGGAVGAGLAAWHIFLEKDRQPLPPGQADQMAGSYLGPEFSPVDCKRVATKYHAPYTTYDTFEDLCTTVSRLLAEGSVVGWFQGRMEYGPRALGNRSILGDPRNPEMQKKLNLKIKYREGFRPFAPSVLEEEVQTYFDLDRSSPYMLIVAPVQEARCNPLPDDYWSQPMYDRLYNVRSDIPAVTHVDFSARIQSVSKKTNPRYHTLIETFNKTQGCGLVVNTSFNVRGEPIVCTPLDAYQCFMRTEMDYLVLGDFLFEKSAQPEWQEHSNWRDMYELD encoded by the coding sequence ATGCCCCAAGCTATTCTGGGAATCTCGGCCTATTACCATGACAGTGCCGCCGCCCTCATTATGGACGGAGACATTGTCGCTGCGGCCCATGAAGAACGATTCACCCGCAAAAAACACGACCCGGATTTTCCAACGCATGCAGCATCATATGTTTTAGAAGAAGCCGGATTGTCATTGTCCGACCTCACGGCTGTCGCCTTTTATGATAAGCCATACGTCAAATTCGAGCGACTTCTTGAAACCTACCACGGGTTCGCTCCCTCGGGACTGCGAAGCTTTTTGTCTTCCATGCCGGTGTGGATTAAAGAAAAATTGCTTATGCGCAGTATGCTGCGCAAAGAGCTGGCCAAGCTCGGACCGGGAAAACCTCAAATCCTTTTTCCCGAACATCACCTGTCCCACGCGGCGAGTGCGTTCTACCCATCTCCTTTCGAAGAAGCGGCAATTTTGACAATTGACGGAGTGGGCGAATGGGCCACCACAACGATTGGCAAAGGGAAAGGGCGCGACATCACATTCTTGCGCGAACTCGACTTCCCGCATTCGCTGGGGTTGCTCTATTCTGCATTTACCTACTTTTGCGGATTCAAGGTCAATAGTGGCGAATACAAGCTTATGGGCCTGGCACCTTACGGGATTGTTGATAGTGACCGCGTTGCCCGGTTCAAAGAATGTATTCTTGATCAACTTGTCGACCTGCGTCCCGATGGCTCCCTGTTGCTCAACATGGACTACTTCAATTATGCAACAGGCCTGACCATGTGTTGCGATAAGAAGTGGGAAAAACTTTTTGACGTCCCCAAGCGCGCACCGGAATCCGAACTGACCCAGGAATATATGGACATGGCCCTGGCCATTCAGGAGATTACGGAAGAAGTTGTCTTTTCGTTAGCACAGACAGCTCGGGAACTCACTGGATGTTCATATTTGACCATGGCCGGTGGTGTTTCGCTCAATTGTGTGGCGAATGGTAAACTTCTTCGCAAAGGCATTTTTGAAGATGTCTGGATTCAACCTGCTGCTGGAGACGCTGGCGGTGCTGTGGGCGCTGGGTTAGCAGCTTGGCACATCTTTCTCGAGAAAGACCGCCAGCCGCTTCCCCCTGGACAAGCCGATCAAATGGCAGGCTCGTACCTCGGTCCGGAATTTAGTCCAGTCGATTGCAAACGCGTGGCGACGAAATACCATGCACCGTACACCACCTATGATACGTTTGAAGACCTGTGTACCACGGTGAGTCGCCTTCTGGCCGAAGGCAGTGTTGTAGGCTGGTTTCAAGGACGTATGGAATACGGGCCTCGTGCTTTGGGAAACCGGAGTATTCTTGGCGATCCGCGCAATCCGGAAATGCAGAAAAAGTTGAATCTCAAGATTAAGTACCGCGAAGGATTCAGACCCTTTGCGCCTTCTGTTCTTGAAGAAGAAGTACAAACCTACTTCGATCTCGATCGAAGTTCCCCGTACATGCTTATCGTGGCTCCGGTCCAGGAGGCACGCTGCAATCCGTTACCTGACGACTATTGGAGCCAACCTATGTACGACAGGCTCTACAATGTACGTTCAGACATCCCTGCAGTCACCCATGTGGACTTTTCGGCACGAATTCAAAGCGTCAGCAAAAAGACCAATCCTCGCTATCACACGCTCATTGAGACGTTTAACAAAACGCAAGGATGCGGTCTGGTTGTCAACACGAGCTTCAATGTACGAGGAGAACCGATCGTCTGCACACCGCTCGATGCCTATCAGTGCTTTATGCGCACCGAGATGGACTATCTTGTTTTGGGTGACTTTCTCTTCGAAAAGTCCGCACAACCCGAATGGCAAGAGCACAGCAACTGGCGGGATATGTACGAACTCGACTAA
- a CDS encoding DUF5989 family protein has protein sequence MEFLKELWGFLRVRKKFWLLPVILVLLLFGVLVVLTSGTAIAPFVYTLF, from the coding sequence ATGGAATTTCTGAAAGAATTGTGGGGATTTTTAAGAGTCCGCAAAAAATTCTGGCTTTTGCCCGTCATTCTGGTGTTATTGCTCTTCGGCGTTCTTGTTGTGTTGACCAGTGGCACAGCCATTGCGCCATTTGTTTATACGTTGTTCTAA
- a CDS encoding SxtJ family membrane protein, whose protein sequence is MTQQSEKTNFWLTASKAQARDTGMAFTLICLLVLLFTHRQEALLAAIAILVMTMIWPTFFKPAAKLWFGLSHLLGTVMSKILLSVVFLLVVTPVGLARSLFGADAMQKRKWKKSTDSVFRVRDHTFTANDIEQPY, encoded by the coding sequence ATGACGCAACAGTCTGAAAAGACAAACTTTTGGCTTACCGCCAGCAAAGCCCAAGCCCGAGATACGGGTATGGCTTTTACACTTATTTGTCTGCTTGTCCTTCTATTTACGCATCGACAGGAAGCCCTTTTGGCGGCCATTGCCATCTTGGTGATGACCATGATTTGGCCGACTTTTTTCAAGCCGGCGGCAAAACTCTGGTTCGGACTGTCTCACCTTCTGGGGACAGTCATGTCCAAAATTCTCCTTTCCGTGGTTTTCCTGCTTGTGGTCACGCCAGTTGGCCTGGCTCGCAGCCTGTTTGGCGCTGATGCCATGCAGAAACGCAAATGGAAAAAGAGCACGGATTCGGTTTTTCGTGTGCGCGACCATACGTTTACAGCCAACGACATCGAACAACCGTATTAA